In Rickettsiales bacterium, the following proteins share a genomic window:
- a CDS encoding DUF2628 domain-containing protein → MKIFEIYTKSNATNYSPEIESVKTGFSFYAFIFSSFWALYHKIWYLFFGLLLVEGFVFYQIYNSPEDSFFLRILSLLINLWVGFEAANFRGKNLIKKGFGLTDISIAKDEISAEQRFLDRSFGLPASV, encoded by the coding sequence ATGAAAATATTTGAAATTTATACAAAAAGTAACGCGACAAATTATTCACCAGAAATTGAATCAGTAAAAACTGGTTTCAGTTTTTATGCTTTTATATTCTCAAGTTTTTGGGCGTTGTATCATAAAATTTGGTATTTATTTTTTGGTCTTTTATTAGTTGAAGGGTTTGTTTTTTATCAAATTTATAATTCTCCTGAAGATAGTTTTTTCTTAAGAATTTTAAGCCTTTTGATTAATTTATGGGTAGGTTTTGAGGCTGCAAATTTTAGAGGTAAAAACCTTATCAAAAAAGGTTTTGGTTTAACTGATATTTCTATCGCTAAAGATGAAATTTCCGCTGAACAGAGATTCCTTGATAGGAGTTTTGGGCTTCCTGCCTCGGTTTGA
- a CDS encoding ETC complex I subunit: MANNKAIIYAPAKTAMQSGKGKTGKWLLEYIPANKKIVDNLMGWQGSNDMLSGEIKIFFDDKNEAISYANKHKIEFEIVEPKQPKLKIQAYAENFTG; the protein is encoded by the coding sequence ATGGCGAATAATAAAGCAATAATTTATGCACCAGCAAAAACTGCGATGCAATCTGGTAAGGGCAAAACTGGTAAATGGTTGTTGGAATATATTCCTGCAAACAAGAAAATTGTTGATAATCTTATGGGTTGGCAGGGTTCAAATGATATGCTTTCGGGTGAAATAAAAATTTTTTTTGATGATAAAAATGAGGCAATTTCTTACGCTAATAAACACAAAATAGAATTTGAAATTGTTGAGCCTAAACAGCCAAAACTCAAAATTCAAGCCTATGCTGAGAATTTTACTGGTTAA
- a CDS encoding Mth938-like domain-containing protein, with translation MQDITPIIPANKKQIESYGDNVVTISGEKFYQTIFLTTENIFTFSKKFSSINEISISDLQEIPNLEKTEILLAGYGNSSNFFTKEVENYFRERKIPIEYMNNGAACRTYNILLSEGREVACLIFFN, from the coding sequence ATGCAAGATATAACCCCAATAATCCCTGCGAATAAGAAGCAGATTGAATCTTATGGCGATAATGTAGTTACAATTTCCGGTGAGAAATTTTATCAAACTATTTTTCTTACAACTGAAAATATTTTTACTTTTAGCAAGAAATTTTCTTCCATTAATGAAATTTCAATTAGCGATTTACAAGAAATACCTAACCTTGAAAAAACTGAGATTTTACTTGCAGGATACGGCAATTCATCAAATTTTTTTACTAAAGAAGTTGAAAATTATTTCAGAGAGAGAAAAATCCCAATTGAATATATGAATAATGGTGCAGCCTGCAGAACTTACAACATCTTGCTTTCCGAAGGAAGAGAAGTTGCTTGTTTGATTTTTTTCAACTAA
- the hslU gene encoding ATP-dependent protease ATPase subunit HslU gives MKHNLTPKEIVNELDKHIIGQDEAKKSVAIALRNRYRRMQVEKSLRDEIVPKNILMIGPTGCGKTEIARRLAKLADAPFVKVEATKFTEVGYVGRDVDSIIRDLADQAVNIAKKKAREEVKIKAEQNSEERVLNALIGKEASSETREKFRVMLRNGELDSREIEIEVEDNGNPTGSMIDIPGFPGQMGMISITEVIGKTLGSKMKRKKMSVLEAYDILMAEESDKLIDEDKTIKEAINSVENDGIVFLDEIDKISARNDGRSDVSREGVQRDLLPLIEGTVVSTKYGIVKTDHILFIASGAFHLAKPADLLPELQGRLPIRVQLEGLKEEDLYRILSEPEASLTKQYKALMAVDKTNVEFTDDGIKEIARIAAEVNKNVENIGARRLHTIMEKLLEEISFNAEGSAENQVKINAEYVKSKLDSLATKTDLSKFIL, from the coding sequence ATGAAACATAACCTAACCCCAAAAGAAATAGTAAATGAGCTTGATAAGCATATTATCGGGCAAGATGAAGCTAAGAAATCCGTTGCGATTGCATTGCGTAATCGCTATCGCAGAATGCAGGTTGAAAAATCTCTCCGTGATGAAATAGTGCCGAAAAATATTCTGATGATTGGCCCCACGGGCTGTGGTAAAACAGAAATTGCCCGCAGGCTTGCAAAGCTTGCTGATGCACCTTTTGTGAAGGTTGAAGCCACGAAATTTACAGAAGTAGGATATGTTGGGCGTGATGTTGATTCAATCATTAGAGATTTAGCAGATCAGGCGGTTAATATCGCTAAGAAAAAAGCTCGCGAAGAAGTTAAAATCAAGGCTGAGCAAAATTCTGAAGAAAGGGTTCTAAATGCACTTATCGGCAAGGAGGCATCTTCGGAAACTCGTGAAAAATTCCGCGTAATGCTTAGAAATGGCGAGCTTGATAGCCGTGAAATTGAAATTGAGGTTGAAGATAATGGCAACCCAACTGGTTCTATGATTGATATTCCCGGTTTTCCGGGGCAGATGGGTATGATTAGCATCACAGAAGTTATCGGCAAAACACTTGGTTCAAAAATGAAACGCAAGAAAATGAGCGTTCTTGAGGCTTATGATATTTTAATGGCGGAAGAAAGCGACAAGCTTATAGATGAAGATAAAACTATCAAAGAAGCCATAAATTCAGTTGAAAATGACGGAATTGTTTTCTTAGATGAGATTGATAAAATTTCCGCTAGAAATGATGGTAGAAGCGATGTTAGCCGTGAAGGCGTGCAGAGGGATTTATTACCTTTAATTGAGGGAACGGTTGTTTCTACAAAATATGGCATTGTAAAAACGGATCATATATTATTTATCGCAAGTGGGGCTTTCCACCTTGCAAAACCTGCTGATTTACTGCCGGAACTTCAAGGAAGGCTGCCAATTCGTGTGCAGTTAGAAGGGCTTAAGGAGGAGGATTTGTATCGCATACTTTCTGAGCCAGAAGCAAGCCTAACCAAGCAATATAAGGCTTTAATGGCGGTTGATAAAACCAATGTTGAATTCACTGATGATGGTATAAAAGAAATCGCTAGAATTGCCGCTGAAGTTAACAAAAATGTTGAAAATATTGGTGCAAGAAGGCTTCACACTATTATGGAAAAACTTCTTGAGGAAATCAGCTTTAATGCTGAAGGTAGTGCAGAAAACCAAGTTAAAATTAATGCGGAATATGTAAAATCTAAACTAGATTCCCTCGCCACAAAAACTGACTTAAGCAAATTTATTTTGTAA
- the rpe gene encoding ribulose-phosphate 3-epimerase translates to MKNKIKIAPSILSADFSKLGDEINAIDKAGADLVHIDVMDGRFVPNLTIGPLVISSIRKTTNIPFDTHLMIVEPEKYIADFRKAGSDIITIHYEACTHLDRAVSQIKESGAKAGVSIVPSTPENLLECILPEIDLVLVMSVNPGFGGQKFIPYSLEKIRNLRRMIDKTGKNIMLQVDGGINANNIKQILEAGADTIVAGSAVFDGNPQNYKKNIDVLRG, encoded by the coding sequence ATGAAAAATAAAATCAAAATTGCACCATCGATACTTTCCGCTGATTTTTCCAAACTTGGTGATGAAATTAACGCCATAGATAAAGCTGGTGCGGATTTAGTTCACATTGATGTCATGGATGGCAGATTTGTGCCGAATCTAACTATTGGCCCATTGGTTATTTCTTCAATCAGAAAAACTACAAATATCCCCTTTGATACACATTTAATGATTGTTGAGCCTGAGAAATATATCGCTGATTTCCGAAAGGCTGGTTCTGATATTATTACAATTCACTATGAAGCTTGCACGCATCTTGATAGGGCGGTGAGTCAAATTAAAGAGAGTGGAGCAAAAGCAGGGGTTTCAATTGTTCCTTCAACTCCTGAAAATCTGCTTGAATGTATTCTGCCAGAGATTGATTTAGTGTTGGTGATGTCTGTAAATCCGGGTTTTGGCGGGCAGAAATTTATTCCATACAGCCTTGAAAAAATTAGAAATCTTAGAAGAATGATAGATAAAACTGGCAAAAATATTATGTTGCAAGTTGATGGGGGAATAAATGCAAATAATATTAAACAAATTCTTGAAGCTGGAGCGGATACTATAGTTGCAGGCTCGGCTGTGTTTGATGGCAACCCTCAAAATTATAAGAAAAATATTGATGTGCTGCGGGGTTAG
- a CDS encoding flagellar biosynthetic protein FliR, whose amino-acid sequence MIEEIANDALFGYGLIFCRFGSALLFLPGLGESYVSARARLGFAIILAVLFYSLLADILPKMPSDSIEMTLIIASEIIIGLFFGLLIRILQSVMHIAGMKIAFMSSLSSATMFDTNQSTQGSVIGGFLSVAAITLIFTSGLHQVLIKALFDTYKLIKVDDFNYFENFAEISIDFLSASFLIAFKVAAPTILIGLVLYLSAGLMSRLMPTMQVFFVLIPLQVASVVFIMGLSISAILLVYLNFIEEKIEIFLQ is encoded by the coding sequence ATGATCGAAGAAATTGCAAATGATGCTTTGTTTGGATATGGCTTGATTTTCTGCCGATTTGGCTCTGCATTGTTATTCTTGCCGGGGCTTGGGGAATCTTATGTTTCTGCGCGTGCGAGGCTTGGCTTTGCTATAATTCTTGCGGTTTTATTTTATTCTCTTCTAGCTGATATTCTGCCGAAAATGCCAAGTGATAGCATTGAAATGACGCTTATAATCGCCTCAGAGATTATAATTGGCTTATTTTTTGGCTTGCTAATTAGGATTTTGCAATCTGTAATGCATATCGCGGGTATGAAAATTGCTTTTATGAGCAGCTTATCATCAGCGACTATGTTTGATACAAACCAAAGTACTCAAGGCTCTGTAATTGGTGGGTTTCTGTCGGTTGCGGCGATAACGCTTATTTTTACTTCAGGCCTGCATCAAGTTTTGATAAAGGCTCTTTTTGATACTTACAAGCTCATAAAAGTTGATGATTTCAATTATTTTGAAAATTTTGCTGAGATTTCAATTGATTTTCTATCTGCATCTTTCTTGATCGCATTCAAGGTTGCTGCTCCGACCATTTTAATTGGACTTGTTTTATATCTTTCTGCGGGTTTGATGAGCAGATTAATGCCAACAATGCAGGTTTTCTTTGTGCTAATCCCTCTGCAAGTTGCTTCTGTGGTGTTTATTATGGGCTTAAGTATATCGGCGATATTATTAGTTTATTTGAATTTTATTGAAGAAAAAATTGAAATCTTTTTGCAATAA
- the gltX gene encoding glutamate--tRNA ligase, translating into MSVITRFAPSPTGFLHIGGARTALFNYLYTKKLGGKFLLRIEDTDKKRSTQEAIEAIIKGLNWLQINYDDEPIFQSKREARHKEIAYELLSKGAAYKCFCTPEELDKLRKKAESEGKAFKYPKIWRDISGENHPDKPFAIRIKAPLEGDIIINDLVQGEVRYPASELDDMVILRADGTPTYMLAVVVDDFDMKITDVIRGDDHLTNTFRQIMIFNAMNWPLPKFAHIPLIHGADGAKLSKRHGALGVEEYQKMGYLPEAICNYIMGLGWSWGEEEIISQTEAISRFDIGKIGRSPSRFDFAKLENINSLYLKKLSDDEVFSQAKIFIENKFGALSGEISERIKKLIPALKERASNFQKLAEQCDFIFARVAYTEKAFQSLEKGREHITPLKNLFSEIDDFSIPKITEIFEKYASQNNIKAGVFLPSLRAAICGTMESPDLKQVIFALGKNEIIKRLENL; encoded by the coding sequence ATGTCTGTAATTACTAGATTCGCACCATCTCCAACGGGTTTTTTGCATATTGGCGGTGCAAGAACGGCTTTATTTAATTATCTCTATACCAAAAAGCTTGGCGGAAAATTTTTGCTTCGCATTGAAGATACAGATAAAAAACGCTCCACACAAGAAGCTATTGAAGCAATTATAAAAGGCCTTAATTGGTTACAAATTAATTATGATGATGAACCAATTTTTCAATCTAAAAGAGAAGCGAGGCACAAAGAAATTGCTTATGAATTACTTTCAAAAGGTGCGGCTTACAAGTGTTTCTGCACCCCTGAAGAATTAGATAAGCTTCGTAAAAAAGCTGAAAGCGAGGGCAAGGCCTTCAAATACCCTAAAATTTGGCGTGATATTTCAGGGGAAAATCATCCTGATAAACCTTTCGCAATCCGCATTAAAGCACCTCTTGAAGGCGATATAATCATCAATGATTTAGTGCAAGGTGAAGTTCGCTATCCAGCCTCTGAGCTTGATGATATGGTTATTTTGCGTGCTGATGGCACGCCAACTTATATGCTTGCGGTGGTGGTTGATGATTTTGATATGAAAATTACCGATGTAATCCGCGGTGATGACCATCTAACCAACACTTTCCGCCAGATTATGATTTTTAATGCGATGAATTGGCCTTTGCCAAAATTCGCTCATATTCCGCTAATTCACGGAGCTGATGGTGCGAAACTCTCTAAAAGGCACGGCGCACTTGGCGTTGAAGAATATCAAAAAATGGGCTACCTGCCTGAAGCAATTTGCAACTACATTATGGGGCTTGGTTGGAGTTGGGGCGAAGAAGAAATTATCTCTCAAACTGAAGCAATCTCAAGGTTTGATATAGGAAAAATCGGCCGTTCACCCTCTCGTTTTGATTTTGCAAAATTGGAAAATATTAACTCTCTTTACCTAAAAAAACTTTCTGATGATGAAGTTTTTTCACAAGCAAAAATATTTATTGAAAATAAATTTGGTGCTTTAAGCGGTGAAATTTCTGAACGAATTAAAAAATTAATTCCAGCACTTAAAGAGCGTGCTAGTAATTTTCAAAAACTAGCTGAACAATGCGATTTTATTTTTGCAAGAGTTGCATACACTGAAAAAGCCTTTCAATCCCTTGAAAAAGGAAGGGAGCATATAACCCCTCTGAAAAATTTATTTTCTGAAATTGATGATTTTTCAATTCCGAAAATCACTGAAATTTTTGAAAAATATGCTTCGCAAAATAATATTAAAGCGGGCGTTTTTCTGCCAAGTTTAAGAGCTGCGATTTGCGGCACTATGGAATCACCGGACTTGAAGCAAGTAATCTTCGCACTTGGCAAAAATGAAATTATTAAAAGGCTTGAGAATTTATAA
- the purL gene encoding phosphoribosylformylglycinamidine synthase subunit PurL: MAEALKKTQENKDFNITEEVLKNHKISQDEYKSILEIMGRKPNLVELGIFSVMWSEHCSYKSTRKHIKKLPTKGEQVICGPGENAGVVDIGDNQAVIFKMESHNHPSFIEPYQGSATGVGGILRDVFTMGARPVALLNALRFGATNHPKTKFLLKGVVAGIGGYGNCVGVPNIGGETNFDASYNGNILVNAMAIGIADQDKIFYSAASSVGSKLLYAGSKTGRDGIHGATMASAEFDEKSEEKRPTVQVGDPFAEKKLIEACLELMQSDAVVAIQDMGAAGLTCSSLEMAAKGGTGVELWLENVPQREDGMNAYEIMLSESQERMLMVIKDGKEKFAQDIFDKWDIDSAIVGEITTTGKLVIKHNGVVEGELPILPLSENAPVYDRPWKPTEEKAELFYEKPATEKDLFSALTKILASPNICSKRWIWEQYDTRVMNDSVQIPGGAAGVVRVHGTKKGIAATIDCTPRYVYADPQEGGKQAVAESYRNLVAVGAKPLAITNCLNFGNPEKPEIMGQIVGSLAGMAEACTALSYPVVSGNASLYNETLGQSIKPTPAIGGVGLIEDISKTITTSFKKEGQVIIRIGDMEGHLGASIFAEEILGIKEGYQPPKVDLEVEKKNAEFILFCIDQGWISACSDISDGGQLVTIAEMAIAGNIGATIDIALSYARAFGEDQGRYIITAPQEYAERILTKAPEMGVEAIAIGDTGGMSIKLGNEEISIVELKQAFNNTIEKIVA, encoded by the coding sequence ATGGCTGAAGCACTAAAGAAAACCCAAGAAAATAAGGATTTCAACATTACTGAAGAAGTTCTTAAAAATCATAAAATTTCGCAAGATGAATATAAATCTATCTTGGAAATTATGGGCAGAAAGCCTAACCTTGTTGAACTCGGCATTTTCTCTGTGATGTGGAGTGAGCATTGCTCTTACAAATCAACTCGCAAGCATATAAAAAAGCTGCCTACGAAAGGTGAACAAGTTATTTGTGGCCCAGGTGAAAACGCTGGCGTGGTTGATATTGGGGATAATCAGGCGGTTATATTCAAGATGGAAAGTCATAATCACCCATCTTTTATCGAGCCTTATCAAGGCTCTGCGACTGGTGTTGGTGGAATTTTGAGAGATGTATTTACTATGGGTGCAAGGCCTGTTGCTTTGCTAAATGCGCTTAGATTTGGTGCAACTAATCACCCAAAAACTAAGTTTTTACTAAAAGGTGTAGTGGCTGGAATTGGCGGATATGGTAATTGTGTAGGCGTTCCAAATATTGGCGGTGAAACGAATTTTGATGCAAGTTATAATGGTAATATTCTTGTAAATGCAATGGCGATTGGTATTGCGGATCAAGATAAAATTTTCTATTCGGCTGCGAGTAGCGTTGGTTCAAAACTCCTCTATGCTGGCTCAAAAACTGGCAGAGATGGCATTCATGGTGCAACGATGGCATCGGCTGAGTTTGATGAAAAATCTGAAGAAAAACGCCCAACCGTTCAAGTTGGTGATCCATTCGCTGAGAAAAAGCTGATTGAAGCTTGCCTTGAACTTATGCAATCTGACGCTGTTGTTGCAATTCAAGATATGGGGGCGGCTGGTTTAACTTGTTCCTCGCTTGAAATGGCGGCAAAAGGTGGCACTGGTGTTGAGTTATGGCTTGAAAATGTTCCACAGCGTGAAGATGGAATGAATGCCTATGAAATTATGCTATCTGAAAGCCAAGAAAGAATGTTGATGGTTATTAAAGATGGTAAGGAAAAGTTTGCTCAAGATATTTTTGATAAATGGGATATTGATTCCGCAATCGTGGGTGAAATCACAACAACTGGAAAGCTTGTAATCAAGCATAATGGTGTTGTAGAGGGCGAGCTGCCGATTCTTCCACTTTCAGAAAATGCACCAGTATATGATAGACCTTGGAAGCCAACTGAAGAAAAAGCTGAATTATTCTATGAAAAACCTGCTACTGAAAAAGATTTATTTTCGGCACTTACAAAAATTTTAGCCTCTCCAAATATCTGCTCAAAACGCTGGATTTGGGAGCAATATGACACTCGTGTAATGAATGATTCTGTTCAAATTCCTGGTGGTGCGGCTGGGGTTGTTAGGGTTCACGGCACTAAAAAAGGAATTGCGGCAACAATTGATTGCACGCCTCGTTATGTCTACGCTGACCCGCAGGAAGGCGGAAAACAAGCCGTTGCAGAGAGTTATAGAAATTTAGTTGCAGTGGGTGCAAAGCCACTTGCAATTACAAATTGCTTGAATTTTGGTAATCCAGAAAAACCAGAAATTATGGGGCAGATTGTTGGCTCACTTGCTGGAATGGCGGAGGCCTGCACTGCACTTTCCTACCCAGTTGTTTCTGGAAATGCTTCACTTTATAATGAAACTTTAGGGCAATCCATCAAACCAACCCCTGCAATTGGTGGCGTTGGTTTAATTGAAGATATTTCAAAAACCATCACAACTTCTTTCAAAAAAGAAGGGCAGGTGATAATTCGCATTGGCGATATGGAAGGCCATCTGGGAGCTTCAATTTTCGCTGAGGAAATTCTTGGAATTAAAGAAGGATATCAACCGCCAAAAGTGGATTTGGAAGTTGAGAAAAAAAATGCTGAATTTATTTTATTTTGCATTGATCAAGGCTGGATTTCAGCATGTTCTGATATCTCTGATGGTGGGCAGTTAGTTACAATTGCTGAAATGGCAATCGCTGGAAATATTGGTGCAACCATTGATATTGCACTTTCTTATGCTCGTGCATTTGGTGAAGATCAGGGCAGATATATTATCACTGCACCACAGGAATATGCTGAGAGAATTTTAACTAAAGCCCCTGAAATGGGCGTGGAAGCTATTGCGATTGGTGATACTGGCGGAATGTCAATTAAACTGGGTAATGAAGAAATTTCAATAGTTGAGCTAAAACAGGCTTTCAACAACACTATTGAGAAAATTGTTGCTTAA
- a CDS encoding DUF1674 domain-containing protein, translated as MTEKQEKKEAPHPKNNKELEEILSKIPEIGGPKHGTTKFGDWSNKGRVSDF; from the coding sequence ATGACTGAAAAGCAGGAAAAAAAGGAAGCTCCGCACCCAAAAAATAATAAGGAATTAGAAGAAATTCTTTCTAAAATTCCCGAGATTGGTGGACCAAAACACGGCACAACAAAATTCGGTGATTGGAGTAATAAGGGTAGGGTTAGCGATTTTTAA
- the hisB gene encoding imidazoleglycerol-phosphate dehydratase HisB, with protein MRKASVERKTKETKISCSINLDGTGQYKISTGIGFLDHMLEQLSRHSLIDIELKAEGDLHIDFHHTTEDSGIVIGQAFAQALGDKVGIRRYAHSYIPMDETLSRVSLDISNRPYLIWNVNFTRDKIGEFDTELFKEWFGAFAQSAGITLHVENLYGTNSHHIIESCFKGIARALRQAIEIDPRASNILPSTKGSL; from the coding sequence ATGCGTAAAGCAAGTGTTGAAAGAAAAACAAAAGAAACAAAAATTTCTTGTTCAATTAATTTAGATGGCACGGGGCAGTATAAAATCAGCACTGGCATTGGTTTTCTTGATCATATGCTTGAGCAACTTTCCCGCCATAGTTTAATTGATATTGAGCTAAAAGCCGAAGGTGATTTGCACATTGATTTTCACCACACCACTGAGGATTCCGGCATTGTGATTGGTCAGGCGTTCGCTCAAGCACTTGGTGATAAGGTTGGAATTCGCAGATATGCTCATTCTTATATTCCCATGGATGAAACTTTAAGCCGTGTTTCGCTTGATATTTCTAATCGCCCATATTTAATTTGGAATGTAAATTTCACTCGTGATAAAATTGGAGAGTTTGATACCGAGCTTTTCAAAGAATGGTTTGGAGCATTTGCACAATCCGCAGGAATTACCTTGCATGTTGAAAATCTATATGGCACAAACAGCCACCATATTATTGAAAGTTGCTTCAAAGGTATAGCTAGAGCTTTAAGACAAGCTATTGAAATTGACCCTCGTGCTAGTAATATCTTACCTTCAACCAAAGGGAGCTTGTGA
- the hslV gene encoding ATP-dependent protease subunit HslV, with protein sequence MKNSNEPVIDFNWHATTILCVRKGEKTVLIGDGQVSLGHTVIKSTARKLRTLKDGAIVTGFAGSTADALTLFERLESKLETYPNQLRRACVELAKDWRTDKYLRRLEAMMIVADKETMLVLTGNGDVLEPEHGIAAIGSGGNYALSAARALAYYENDAEIIAEKAMKIAAEICVYTNENFSKEVIK encoded by the coding sequence ATGAAAAATAGCAATGAACCAGTGATAGATTTTAATTGGCACGCCACCACTATTCTGTGCGTTAGGAAAGGTGAAAAAACCGTTCTTATTGGTGATGGGCAGGTTTCACTGGGTCATACGGTTATAAAATCTACTGCAAGAAAGTTAAGGACGCTTAAAGATGGTGCGATTGTAACTGGTTTTGCAGGCTCAACAGCTGATGCATTAACTTTATTTGAGAGGCTTGAAAGTAAGCTAGAAACTTATCCAAACCAACTTCGCCGTGCATGTGTGGAGCTTGCTAAAGATTGGCGAACTGATAAATATCTCCGCCGTTTAGAGGCTATGATGATAGTTGCTGATAAAGAAACTATGCTAGTTTTAACCGGAAATGGTGATGTTTTAGAGCCAGAACACGGCATTGCAGCCATCGGAAGTGGTGGAAATTATGCATTATCGGCAGCCCGAGCATTAGCTTATTATGAAAATGACGCTGAAATAATCGCTGAAAAAGCTATGAAAATCGCTGCTGAAATCTGTGTTTATACTAATGAGAATTTCAGTAAAGAAGTTATTAAATAG